The window TGCGGCGCAGACGCTCGACCGCGTCCTTGTCGTCGAGATGACAGGCAAGCGCGTAGCTCGAATCGGTCGGCAAGGCGACCACGCCGCCGTCTTTGATGATCTGCACGGCCTGTTTGACGAGGCGCGGCTGGGGATTGTCAGGATGAAGCCGGAAGTATTGGGACATGATCGCTAACTGTGGCTACTTGGGGACGCGCGGAATCCACGGGAACACGTCGTGGAAACCACGTTGGAAAGCGCGGCTGAGTTGCGAAATGCGGGTTGCAAGCGAAGGGCGGACTGAGGATCGGACGACCGCGCCGGCGGAGGAAGCGAACAGTGCAGCGAACAACGCAGTGAACAGCGCGGCGAACCGCGGAACCGGACGGCAGCGCACCCGGGCCGGCTCTCGCGGACGACGTGCCGCCAGGGCACGGCGCGCGATCACAGCCAGCGTTCCCAGACGGGCTTGAGGTCGGAAGGCAGCGGCGGCAGCGTGCCGAGGTCGACGCGGCCTTCGCCGGGTGCGTGGAAATCGGACCCGCGCGATGCCTCGAAACCGAAGCGGCGCGCGACGTCCGCATATTCGCGGTACTGATCGGGCGTGTGGCTGCCGGTCACCACTTCGATCGCCTTGCCGCCAAGATCGATGAATTCGGCGAAAAACGCGTCGAATTCGACCGGCGAGTACTCGTAGCGACCCGGATGCGCGACCACGGCCTCGCCGCCGGCGGCCTGGATCCAGCCGACCGCATGGCTCAGCCTGGCCCAGCGGTGCGGCACGAAGCCCGCCTTGCCGTCGCCGAGATAGCGGGTGAAGACGTCTTGTGTGGAAGTGCAATAACCGCTTTCGACCATGAAGCGTGCGAAATGCGTGCGCGAAATCATGTCCGGGTTCGACACGTATTTGAGCGCGCCTTCGTAGGCATTCGGCACGCCGAGCGTGGCGAGTTGTTCGCCGATCGCTTCGGCGCGCGCGGCGCGCCCGCTGCGGGTGCGCGCGAGACCGTCGATCAGGATCGAACTGGTCGGATCGATACCCAGCCCGACGATGTGCACCGTGCGCGACGCCCACGTCACTGAAATCTCGACGCCGCTCAGGTACTTCATGCCGAGCGCCTCAGCCGTGCTGCGCGCTTCGCGCTGGCCGCCCAGTTCGTCGTGATCGGTCAGCGCCCACAGCGTCACGCCGCCCGCGTGCGCGCGGCGCGCGACGTCGGCCGGCGCGAATTGGCCGTCGGAAACGGTGGAGTGACAGTGGAGGTCGGCGTTCATCGTCGTATTCAAAGGGATCTACGACTATTTTACTGCAACGCAGTAAGTGGGCGCAGCGCTATCTCGTGGGCGGGATGCCTCGCCGCCTACGCCCTTGCGCCCTCACGCCCTACGCGCAGAAGCCCTCGATCAGCGCGGCGACCTGCTCCGGCTGGTCGTGGTGCACCATGTGCCCCGCTTCGTCGATGATCTTTTCCCGCCAGTTCGGGAACGCCTGAAAACGCGCCTTGAATTCGTCGAGCGGTATCTCGCCGGCAATCTGCGCGAGCGTCGGCGAACCGGCGGCCTCGACATGCAGCACCTTCGCGCTCACCTTGCGCCAGACCGCCATCACTTCATCCAGGCGGTACAGCGTCGGGCCGCGCAGCTTGTGCGCCGGATCGGCGAGCAACATGAAGCGCCCTTCGCCATCCGGCTTCGACCAGTGCTGGGCGAGAAACTGTGCGCGCTGCGGCGCGAGCCGCGGATTGGTCTTGATCAGGCGCGCGGCGACGTCGTCGAGCGACGCGTAGCGCTTCAGTTGCGGCGGATCGCGCAAGTCGTCGAGCCAGTTGCGCAAGCGCTTCGGTGCTTGCGCCGCGTGCGACGGCGCGAGTCCGAAGCCCTCCAGGTCGACCACCCGCCGCACCCGCTCCGGCCGAACACCCGCGTACAGGCACACGATATTGGCGCCCATGCTGTGGCCGACGAGATTCACCTCGCCGGTCGGCGCGTAGTGATCGAGCAGCGCGTCGAGATCGGCGAGATAGTCCTGCACCCAGTAGTTGCCGCCGCCCTGCTCCGCGACCGGCCAGTCCGACAGGCCGAAGCCGCGCATGTCGGGCGCGATCACCTGCCAGTCGCCGCCCAGCGCGTCGACGACGAACTGGAACGACGCCGCCACGTCCATCCAGCCGTGCAGCATGAACAGGATCGGCGCGTCCGGATTGCCCCAGCGGCGCACATGCAGACGGATGCCGCGCACAGCGACGAATTCAGACTGGGAGGTGGTCATGAGCGGCTCGCCCGAAAAAAGAATGGTCGTTCGATTATAACGAGATAGCGGGATTATGCGCGGGGCATGGGTTGGAAGAAGCGCTCGGGGATGTGGCGGTGGCGGCTGGGATTGCCAGCGGGGTTGGCGGCGGCGGCGTCGCCGTGATTGCCTGCGGCGTTGTTGGCAAGGTTGCTGGCGCAGTTGCCTACGCAGTTGTCTGCGTGGTTGTTGGCGTAGCTGCCGGTAAGGCTGCCGGCTTCACCGTCAGCCCTCCGCCTCAAGCCGCTCTGTCAACACCACCGCTTCCGCAGACGACCCCGAACTCGCATCGAGCCCCGCCAGCGCCGTCAGCGCGGCTAGCTCCGCCTCATCGAAACCGGCCTCGCGGCGCGCTTCGAAATTGAACGGACCGCGTAATTTCGGTGCGTGATACTGGTCGGCAAGGCGCGCGTAGGTCTCATGCGGATCGAGCGCCCCGCCCTCGCACAAATGACGGAACCAGCGGTTGCCGATCAGTACATGGCCAATCTCGTCGCGCAGGATCACATCGAGAATCGCTGCCGATGCCTGATCGCCCGCCTGCTGCAGTCGCGCGCGGATCGGCGGCGACGCGTCGAGGCCACGCGCCTCGAGGGTGCGCGGCACCAGCGCCATGCGCGCCAGCACGTCGCCGCGCGTGCGCTCGCACATGTCCCACAGGCCGTCGTGCGCGGGAAAATCGCCGTACACGTGGCCGTATTCCGCGAGACGCGCGCTCAGCAGCGAGAAGTGATACGCCTCTTCGGCGGCGACTTTGAGCCAGTCGACGTAAAACGCGGCCGGCATGCCGGAAAAGCGCCAGACGGCGTCGAGCGCGAGATTGATCGCGTTGAATTCGATGTGCGCGAGCGCATGCAGCAGAACGGCGCGACCTTGCGGCGATTGCATGCTGCGCCGCTTCAACTGACGCGGATCGACCAGTTCGGGCCGCGCGGGACGGCCCGGCAAGCCCTCGGGCTCGGTGAGTTCGAGGTGCGCGGAGCAAGTGGCGCGGCCTTCGAGCACGTCGGTGTAAAGCGTGCGAGCGGCTGCGGCCTTGATCACAGGATCGGCTTCGCGCAGCGCGGCAAGCGCCGCGGTGCGCGCGCAATACGCCAGAACGCCGACGCATGCCTCGCCGGCCTCCGGAGCACCGTCATGAGCCGCAGACGGTGCACCAGACGACTGAGCGGGCACCAAACCCGGTGAAACCAGCGGAATGGACGAAGCAGACAAAGCGGACGAGGCGGCAAACATCATGGCAAGCGGATCGGCAGACGGACAGGTGATCGGAACGACGGACGACAATGGCAAAGCAACGGGCCAAGCGCGCTTCGACGCACTCAGGCACCCCAACCACACAACCGTTTACAATACTCGATTCGACAATCCAGCGCGCCCACCGCGCTGGCGAAGCGGCACGAGCCGGGCAAACCCGGCATGCCAGAAGGCTTGCGGCCCATCCAGCGCGCGCAGCGACCGATCAACAGCAACGATGCATGGGACCGGCGTCAGCGCGAACGCGCCAACGCCGGCCCGACAGGAGACACTGTGACCATTTACAAGCTCGGCGACGCCGCCCCGACCATCCACGAAAGCGTGTTCGTCGCGGATTCGGCGAACATCATCGGCAATGTGACGCTCGAGGCCAATGCCAGCGTCTGGTTCGGCGCGACGCTTCGGGGCGACAACGAGCCGATCACGATCGGCACCGGCAGCAACGTGCAGGAGAACTCGGTGCTGCACACCGACCCCGGTTTTCCGCTCACCATCGAGCAGAACGTCACGATCGGCCATCAGGTCATGCTGCACGGCTGCACGATCAAGGAAGGCTCGCTGATCGGAATTCAGGCGGTGGTCTTGAATGGTGCGGTAATCGGCCGCAACTGTCTGGTCGGAGCGGGCGCCATCGTCACCGAGGGCAAAGTGTTTCCCGACAATTCGCTGATTCTCGGCGCGCCCGCCAAAGTGGTGCGCGAACTGAACGAAACGGATATCGCCAATATGCAGCGCGGCACGGCAAGCTATGCCGAACGCCGCGAGTATTTCAAGGCGCAGCTCGTGCGCATCGGCTAATCAGCCGGAGCGCGCGGCGCGCAAGGCGCGGCATCAGGCCGCGTCATTCGACCGAGGAAAAGTTGTGAGCGACCAGTTGCAAAAATTCATGTTCAGCGCGGCGCCGGTGCGCGGCGAGATCGTTTCGCTGCGCAATACCTGGCAGGAAGTGCTGACGCGCCGTGATTATCCGGCGCCCGTGCGGACGATTCTGGGCGAAATGATGGCCGCGTGCGCGCTGCTGTCGGCGAACCTCAAGTTCAACGGTACCCTCATCATGCAGATTTTCGGCGACGGCCCGGTCAAGATGCTGGTGGTCCAGTGCGGCTCCGATCTGTCGATGCGCGCCACCGCCAAGCTGTCGGGCGAATCGGCCGAAACGATCGACGAAACCACCAGCATGATCGACCTGCTCAACGCGAGCGGCCACGGCCGCTGCGTGATCACGCTCGACCCCGCGGAGAAGCAGCCGGGCCAGCAGCCGTATCAAAGTATCGTGCCGCTGTCGGGCGTGGACGGCCCGCTGAAGTCGATGGCCGAAGTGCTCGAGCACTACATGCATCACTCGGAGCAGCTCGACACGCGCCTGTGGCTCGCGGCGAACACCGAGCGCGCGGTCGGCATGCTGCTGCAAAAGCTGCCCGGCGACGGCGGCATCGTCCCGCATCCGGGTGAACTGGACGCCGATACGTGGGAACGCGTCTGCACGCTCGGCGGCACGTTGTCGCAAGACGAGTTGCTGAAGGAAGAGCCGGAAACCGTGTTCCGCCGTCTATTCTGGCAGGAAAACGTCCAGCACTTCGAGCCTGCGCAGGCGCGTTTCGAATGCACCTGCTCGCGCGAAAAAGTCGGCGCGATGCTGAAAATGCTGGGCCGCGAAGAGGTGGACAGCGTGATCGAAGAGCGCGGTCACGTGGAGATTCATTGCGAGTTCTGCAACCAGCGCTATGAATTCGATCCGGTCGACGTGGCGCAACT is drawn from Burkholderia sp. 9120 and contains these coding sequences:
- a CDS encoding 3',5'-nucleoside bisphosphate phosphatase, whose product is MNADLHCHSTVSDGQFAPADVARRAHAGGVTLWALTDHDELGGQREARSTAEALGMKYLSGVEISVTWASRTVHIVGLGIDPTSSILIDGLARTRSGRAARAEAIGEQLATLGVPNAYEGALKYVSNPDMISRTHFARFMVESGYCTSTQDVFTRYLGDGKAGFVPHRWARLSHAVGWIQAAGGEAVVAHPGRYEYSPVEFDAFFAEFIDLGGKAIEVVTGSHTPDQYREYADVARRFGFEASRGSDFHAPGEGRVDLGTLPPLPSDLKPVWERWL
- a CDS encoding alpha/beta hydrolase yields the protein MTTSQSEFVAVRGIRLHVRRWGNPDAPILFMLHGWMDVAASFQFVVDALGGDWQVIAPDMRGFGLSDWPVAEQGGGNYWVQDYLADLDALLDHYAPTGEVNLVGHSMGANIVCLYAGVRPERVRRVVDLEGFGLAPSHAAQAPKRLRNWLDDLRDPPQLKRYASLDDVAARLIKTNPRLAPQRAQFLAQHWSKPDGEGRFMLLADPAHKLRGPTLYRLDEVMAVWRKVSAKVLHVEAAGSPTLAQIAGEIPLDEFKARFQAFPNWREKIIDEAGHMVHHDQPEQVAALIEGFCA
- a CDS encoding ferritin-like domain-containing protein, with translation MMFAASSALSASSIPLVSPGLVPAQSSGAPSAAHDGAPEAGEACVGVLAYCARTAALAALREADPVIKAAAARTLYTDVLEGRATCSAHLELTEPEGLPGRPARPELVDPRQLKRRSMQSPQGRAVLLHALAHIEFNAINLALDAVWRFSGMPAAFYVDWLKVAAEEAYHFSLLSARLAEYGHVYGDFPAHDGLWDMCERTRGDVLARMALVPRTLEARGLDASPPIRARLQQAGDQASAAILDVILRDEIGHVLIGNRWFRHLCEGGALDPHETYARLADQYHAPKLRGPFNFEARREAGFDEAELAALTALAGLDASSGSSAEAVVLTERLEAEG
- a CDS encoding gamma carbonic anhydrase family protein, which produces MTIYKLGDAAPTIHESVFVADSANIIGNVTLEANASVWFGATLRGDNEPITIGTGSNVQENSVLHTDPGFPLTIEQNVTIGHQVMLHGCTIKEGSLIGIQAVVLNGAVIGRNCLVGAGAIVTEGKVFPDNSLILGAPAKVVRELNETDIANMQRGTASYAERREYFKAQLVRIG
- the hslO gene encoding Hsp33 family molecular chaperone HslO is translated as MSDQLQKFMFSAAPVRGEIVSLRNTWQEVLTRRDYPAPVRTILGEMMAACALLSANLKFNGTLIMQIFGDGPVKMLVVQCGSDLSMRATAKLSGESAETIDETTSMIDLLNASGHGRCVITLDPAEKQPGQQPYQSIVPLSGVDGPLKSMAEVLEHYMHHSEQLDTRLWLAANTERAVGMLLQKLPGDGGIVPHPGELDADTWERVCTLGGTLSQDELLKEEPETVFRRLFWQENVQHFEPAQARFECTCSREKVGAMLKMLGREEVDSVIEERGHVEIHCEFCNQRYEFDPVDVAQLFVANALSQGVSPAADQRH